A segment of the Granulicella aggregans genome:
GTGATCCAGATCGACCAGTCGCCGATTGGGCGGACGCCGAGGTCGAACCCGGCTACGTATACCGGCGTGTTTACGGCGATGCGCGATCTGTTCGCGATGCTGCCGGATTCGCGTGAGCGCGGCTACAAGCCTGGGCGGTTCTCGTTCAACGTGCAGGGCGGACGATGCGAGGCTTGCCAGGGTGAGGGGCAGCGGCGGATCGAGATGAACTTCCTGCCAGACGTTTACGTGCTCTGCGAAGTATGTAACGGCCGTCGTTACAATCAGGAGACACTGGCGGTGAAGTTCAATGGCTACTCCATTGCCGACCTGCTGGACCTTCCGATTGAAGACGCGGTGCCGATCCTGAAGGACATCCCGACGGTCAATGTGAAGCTGCAGACGCTGGTGGATGTCGGGCTGGGCTACATTCACCTGGGACAGTCGGCGACGACGCTCTCGGGCGGCGAGGCGCAGCGCATGAAGCTGGCGCGCGAGCTTTCAAAACGGCAGACGGGGCGCACGCTTTACCTGCTGGATGAGCCAACGACGGGACTGCACTTCGACGACGTGCGCAAGCTGCTCGAGGTGCTGCATCGGCTGACGGACCTCGGCAATACAGTCGTCATCATCGAGCACAATCTCGACATCATTCGCAACGCGGACTACATCCTGGACATGGGTCCTGAGGGCGGCGAAGGCGGTGGGCGTGTGATCGCGCACGGAACTCCGGAACAGGTGGCGACGGTTGCGGGCTCCCACACAGGCAGTTTTCTGGCGAGGTACTATGCGTCGCTGCCGGGAGGCGTGACGCTGAATGGCGCGCAGAGTCACGCCGGGCCTCAACCGCTCGAGATTGTTGCGGCGGAGGACAGGAAGAAAGAGCCGCGTGGGAAGTTCGTGGGACCGGAAAAGAAGACCGGCGTGCCGACGGCGCGTGCGATGCCGGATACGCCGAATAAGGCTGACAAGAAGACCGCTGTCAAGAAGACGGCGAAGAAGGCTGTGGGAAGGCCGAAGAAGGCATGAACGCGGAGTTCAGAGAGGATGATTCGCGTCGAGACGATCTTGCGCGCGAATCTTCGAAGAGTCCTTCGGAATGGTGGCCTGAGCCAGCCGCCGAGCATCCCTCCTCAAGAGTTCCGCATATCGGACACGTGCTTTTGCTGCTGGCGCTGGCGTTGTTGCTGTTCTTTCTGGCGCAGGTGGTCTTCTTTGCTTTTGCGCATCCGGCTACCGGCGCGGCACACGCCATTCAACCGAAACGGCAGCTTGCGGCGCAGGCTGCGATGTACATCGCCACACTGGGCTTAAGCGCGGTGATCTTCCCGGTGTTCTGGGGACGCGGATTTCTTGCGGGGATCAATTGGAATGGGAGGCAGGCGCTGCGTCAGAGCTTCCGCCTGGTGCCACTTGGCCTTGCCGTGGGGCTGGCGGTACAGGCCATATCGAGCCTGATCCCGATGCCAAAGTCGCTCCCGATGGACGACTTTTTTCGGACACCCTCCGATGTCTGGATCGTCGCGTTGTTCGGTACGCTGCTTGCACCGCTGGTTGAGGAGATCGCGTTTCGCGGCTTCCTGCTTCCTGCGTTGGCCATCGGCTTCGATTGGGCTCATGCAACATTGCGGCATCTGGCAACAATCACGGCCGCAAGGCTTGCCGGGGCAGAGCCTCCGCGGCACGTCGCCGCGTTTCACGAAGATGCCCCTGCGGGCCTCGATGTCGAGATAGGCAACCTATTCTTTCGCAGCCGCGCGGGTGTGGTTGCGGCCAGCATTGTGAGCAGCGCCCTCTTCGCGCTTCTGCATGCAGAGCAGATCGCTCACGCATGGGGCGGACTGGCGGTGCTCTTCGGCGTGTCGCTGATGCTGACGACGATCCGGGTGCGATCGAAGTCTG
Coding sequences within it:
- a CDS encoding CPBP family intramembrane glutamic endopeptidase, translated to MNAEFREDDSRRDDLARESSKSPSEWWPEPAAEHPSSRVPHIGHVLLLLALALLLFFLAQVVFFAFAHPATGAAHAIQPKRQLAAQAAMYIATLGLSAVIFPVFWGRGFLAGINWNGRQALRQSFRLVPLGLAVGLAVQAISSLIPMPKSLPMDDFFRTPSDVWIVALFGTLLAPLVEEIAFRGFLLPALAIGFDWAHATLRHLATITAARLAGAEPPRHVAAFHEDAPAGLDVEIGNLFFRSRAGVVAASIVSSALFALLHAEQIAHAWGGLAVLFGVSLMLTTIRVRSKSVACSTLVHASYNLSVFITIFVATGGFRHLDRMAK